The following coding sequences are from one Motacilla alba alba isolate MOTALB_02 chromosome 4, Motacilla_alba_V1.0_pri, whole genome shotgun sequence window:
- the PAQR3 gene encoding progestin and adipoQ receptor family member 3, which produces MHQKLLRSAHYIELGGYQYWPVLVPRGIRLYTYEQIPVFLKDNPYITDGYRAYLPSRLCIKSLFILSNETVNIWSHLLGFLLFFTLGIYDLTAVLPAAGASREDFVICSVCLFCFQVCMLCSVGYHLFCCHRSEKTSRRWMALDYAGISIGILGCYVSGVFYAFYCSNYWRQVYLITVLAMILAVFFAQIHPSYLTQQWHRLRSIIFCSVSGYGIIPTIHWVWLNGGVGASIVQEFAPRVFVMYFIAAVAFLFYISKVPERYFPGQLNYLGSSHQVWHILAVVMLYWWHQSTVYIMQYRHSKPCPEYSADL; this is translated from the exons ATGCACCAGAAGCTGCTGCGCAGCGCGCACTACATCGAGCTGGGCGGCTACCAGTACTGGCCGGTGCTGGTGCCCCGCGGCATCCGGCTCTACACGTACGAGCAGATCCCGGTGTTCCTGAAGGACAACCCCTACATCACCGATGGATACCGCGCCTACCTGCCCTCCCGCCTCTGCATCAAGAG cctctTCATCCTGTCCAACGAGACCGTCAACATCTGGAGCCACCTGCTCGGCTTCCTGCTCTTCTTCACGCTGGGCATCTACGACCTGACGGCCGTGCTGCCGGCGGCCGGCGCCTCCCGCGAGGACTTCGTCATCTGCTCCGTCTGCCTCTTCTGCTTCCAG GTCTGCATGCTTTGCTCAGTAGGATACCACCTGTTCTGCTGCCACCGCTCCGAGAAGACCAGCCGGCGCTGGATGGCGCTGGATTACGCGGGCATTTCCATCGGGATCCTGGGCTGCTACGTGTCAGGCGTGTTCTACGCCTTCTACTGCAGTAAC TACTGGCGCCAGGTGTATTTGATCACTGTGCTGGCCATGATCCTGGCAGTGTTTTTTGCTCAGATCCACCCCAGTTACCTCacacagcagtggcacaggctgCGCTCCATCATCTTCTGCTCCGTGTCTGGCTACGGAATCATTCCCACCATCCACTGGGTTTGGCTCAACGGCGGCGTTGGGGCATCCATTGTACag gaGTTTGCTCCACGGGTATTTGTCATGTACTTCATCGCTGCTGTAGCTTTTCTCTTCTATATTTCCAAAGTTCCAGAAAGATACTTCCCAG GCCAGCTGAACTACCTCGGCTCGAGCCACCAAGTGTGGCACATCCTGGCAGTGGTGATGCTGTACTGGTGGCACCAGTCCACGGTGTACATCATGCAGTACCGACACAGCAAGCCCTGCCCCGAGTACAGCGCGGACTTGTGA